The following proteins are co-located in the Molothrus ater isolate BHLD 08-10-18 breed brown headed cowbird chromosome 29, BPBGC_Mater_1.1, whole genome shotgun sequence genome:
- the SYT11 gene encoding synaptotagmin-11 isoform X2, which translates to MAEITSVHPGFDVSPVVAGLIGATVLVVSVSVTVFVWTCCHQQAEKKHKTPPYKFIHMLKGISIYPETLSNKKKINRIRRDKSGAAKEGGSRGNLLVDAAEAGLVGPNKAPDGPPQVEQLPIKVDYGDELSPDQSLTPGGSKTSSPSSPGDDVMLGDLTFSVDYNFPKKALVVTIQEAHGLPVMDEHTQSSDPYIKMTILPDKRHRVKTRVLRKTLEPVFDETFTFYGIPYSQLQDLVLHFLVLSFDRFSRDDVIGEVMVPLAGVDPSTGKVQLTREILKRNIQKCISRGELQVSLSYQPVAQRMTVVVLKARHLPKMDITGLSDPYVKVNVYYGRKRIAKKKTHVKKCTLNPVFNESFSYDIPADLLPDISIEFLVIDFERTTKNEAVGRLILGAHSAGAAGSEHWHQVCDSPGKAVAKWHSLSEY; encoded by the exons ATGGCCGAGATCACCAGTGTCCACCCCGGCTTCG ATGTGTCCCCCGTGGTGGCAGGACTCATTGGAGCCACCGTGCTGGTGGTTTCTGTCTCAGTCACAGTCTTTGTGTGGACATGCTGTCACCAGCAAGCAGAAAAGAAGCACAAAACCCCCCCTTACAAATTCATTCACATGCTGAAAGGCATCAGCATCTACCCGGAGACCTTGAgcaacaagaagaaaatcaacCGCATCCGCAGAGACAAGAGCGGCGCGGCCAAGGAGGGCGGCAGCAGGGGGAACCTCCTGGTGGATGCTGCTGAGGCTGGCCTGGTGGGCCCCAACAAGGCTCCAGATGGACCCCCCCAGGTGGAGCAGCTCCCCATCAAAGTGGATTATGGAGATGAACTCAGCCCAGATCAAAGCCTCACTCCGGGAGGAAGTAaaacctcctctccctcctctccgGGCGACGACGTCATGCTGGGAGACCTGACTTTCTCAGTGGACTACAACTTCCCCAAAAAGGCCCTGGTGGTCACCATCCAGGAGGCCCACGGGCTGCCCGTGATGGATGAGCACACCCAGAGCTCCGACCCCTACATCAAGATGACGATTCTGCCCGACAAGAGGCACCGCGTCAAGACCCGCGTGCTCCGCAAGACCCTGGAGCCCGTTTTTGACGAGACCTTCACCTTTTATGGGATCCCCTACAGCCAGCTGCAGGACCTGGTGCTGCACTTCCTGGTGCTCAGCTTCGACCGCTTCTCCCGGGATGATGTGATCGGGGAGGTGATGGTGCCGCTCGCGGGGGTGGATCCCAGCACTGGCAAGGTCCAGCTCACCAGGGAGATCCTCAAGAGGAACATACAA AAGTGCATCAGCagaggggagctgcaggtgtccctgtcctACCAGCCCGTGGCACAGAGGATGACTGTGGTGGTGCTGAAAGCCAGGCATTTGCCAAAGATGGACATCACTGGCCTCTCAG ACCCCTACGTCAAGGTGAACGTTTACTACGGCCGCAAGCGCATCGCCAAGAAGAAAACCCACGTCAAGAAATGCACTTTGAACCCCGTGTTCAACGAGTCCTTCAGCTACGACATCCCCGCGGATCTGCTGCCCGACATCAGCATCGAGTTCCTGGTGATCGACTTCGAGCGCACCACCAAGAACGAGGCGGTGGGGAGGCTGATCCTGGGCGCGCACAGCGCCGGCGCCGCGGGCTCCGAGCACTGGCACCAGGTGTGCGACAGCCCCGGCAAGGCCGTGGCCAAGTGGCACAGCCTGAGCGAGTACTAA
- the SYT11 gene encoding synaptotagmin-11 isoform X1 — protein sequence MAEITSVHPGFDVSPVVAGLIGATVLVVSVSVTVFVWTCCHQQAEKKHKTPPYKFIHMLKGISIYPETLSNKKKINRIRRDKSGAAKEGGSRGNLLVDAAEAGLVGPNKAPDGPPQVEQLPIKVDYGDELSPDQSLTPGGSKTSSPSSPGDDVMLGDLTFSVDYNFPKKALVVTIQEAHGLPVMDEHTQSSDPYIKMTILPDKRHRVKTRVLRKTLEPVFDETFTFYGIPYSQLQDLVLHFLVLSFDRFSRDDVIGEVMVPLAGVDPSTGKVQLTREILKRNIQKCISRGELQVSLSYQPVAQRMTVVVLKARHLPKMDITGLSGNPYVKVNVYYGRKRIAKKKTHVKKCTLNPVFNESFSYDIPADLLPDISIEFLVIDFERTTKNEAVGRLILGAHSAGAAGSEHWHQVCDSPGKAVAKWHSLSEY from the exons ATGGCCGAGATCACCAGTGTCCACCCCGGCTTCG ATGTGTCCCCCGTGGTGGCAGGACTCATTGGAGCCACCGTGCTGGTGGTTTCTGTCTCAGTCACAGTCTTTGTGTGGACATGCTGTCACCAGCAAGCAGAAAAGAAGCACAAAACCCCCCCTTACAAATTCATTCACATGCTGAAAGGCATCAGCATCTACCCGGAGACCTTGAgcaacaagaagaaaatcaacCGCATCCGCAGAGACAAGAGCGGCGCGGCCAAGGAGGGCGGCAGCAGGGGGAACCTCCTGGTGGATGCTGCTGAGGCTGGCCTGGTGGGCCCCAACAAGGCTCCAGATGGACCCCCCCAGGTGGAGCAGCTCCCCATCAAAGTGGATTATGGAGATGAACTCAGCCCAGATCAAAGCCTCACTCCGGGAGGAAGTAaaacctcctctccctcctctccgGGCGACGACGTCATGCTGGGAGACCTGACTTTCTCAGTGGACTACAACTTCCCCAAAAAGGCCCTGGTGGTCACCATCCAGGAGGCCCACGGGCTGCCCGTGATGGATGAGCACACCCAGAGCTCCGACCCCTACATCAAGATGACGATTCTGCCCGACAAGAGGCACCGCGTCAAGACCCGCGTGCTCCGCAAGACCCTGGAGCCCGTTTTTGACGAGACCTTCACCTTTTATGGGATCCCCTACAGCCAGCTGCAGGACCTGGTGCTGCACTTCCTGGTGCTCAGCTTCGACCGCTTCTCCCGGGATGATGTGATCGGGGAGGTGATGGTGCCGCTCGCGGGGGTGGATCCCAGCACTGGCAAGGTCCAGCTCACCAGGGAGATCCTCAAGAGGAACATACAA AAGTGCATCAGCagaggggagctgcaggtgtccctgtcctACCAGCCCGTGGCACAGAGGATGACTGTGGTGGTGCTGAAAGCCAGGCATTTGCCAAAGATGGACATCACTGGCCTCTCAGGTA ACCCCTACGTCAAGGTGAACGTTTACTACGGCCGCAAGCGCATCGCCAAGAAGAAAACCCACGTCAAGAAATGCACTTTGAACCCCGTGTTCAACGAGTCCTTCAGCTACGACATCCCCGCGGATCTGCTGCCCGACATCAGCATCGAGTTCCTGGTGATCGACTTCGAGCGCACCACCAAGAACGAGGCGGTGGGGAGGCTGATCCTGGGCGCGCACAGCGCCGGCGCCGCGGGCTCCGAGCACTGGCACCAGGTGTGCGACAGCCCCGGCAAGGCCGTGGCCAAGTGGCACAGCCTGAGCGAGTACTAA